The Plasmodium yoelii strain 17X genome assembly, chromosome: 8 DNA window ttttcttcttcacCTTCCACTTTTGTACAATCATAAGCTacattatttacatttttactAAAATCTTCATATATtctattatttgaaaattCGTCAGTATTATCATGTACCATTGATAGTTGTATACCCTTATTcaaagaattaaaaattgCCACATTATCAACATATAATCCATTTCTTCTTAAATGGATTGGGAAATGACAATTGTAATTATTATACATGcattttccttttttgtcattatattttgtatttatattattactattgatattattatttttggcTAAGGCATCATAAAATGAACCCTTAGAAACATAATAAACattattgtaattttttttatttaagtagctatatacattattattattattatcatcatttttgaCATTATTCATATCTTTTTCGTCAATAAAATTGTTTCcctttgatttttttttatctttaataGGAAAACTATTATGACGTGCATTTGTTGAACTAACATCCTTTTCGATTTCGttttttctattaatttcgatttctttatttgactcttttaaattataaaatgttGAAGGTTCATTTTCTTcggtttttttttgtttttttttttcttcatcaatTTCTTCGATAAATATAGAAGTATCTAGTTtcttttcattaatattagtACCTAACTCATCATCTtctatttgtttatttgcTTCACTATTATCCACAGCTTCATCGAAATTTGGATcctctttattatttttctttttttgtttcaaaCCTTTTGACAAATTATTATCACTAACTTTTCTGTTTTTTGAACCCAACATATTATTACCACAATAGTTATCATGATGCAACGATGGGAAATCATCAGAATTTGACGACCATATcgctttattattattgttactattatttttattattaatatttgtatataactcatttatatttgtgtgCAGGCAATTATTTGCACTATTTAAATTTTCCTGGAAAAAATGCATAGGCAAGTTATCAAACATATTTAAACAATCTTTTGTTAATTTAATCAAATTggaaaaatgataaaaagaTACATTATTtgtaattaaattataatgataaacatcaaaaatttttaaaactgaggattttaaattattaaattcgGATTTGTTCATTTCTTCAATGTTTTTTACAATTcctaaaatattatatagctTTTTAATgctatttaaaaataatccATGTACTATAtcctcttttttttcattgttaataaacaataatgcatataaaaatatatacaatctTAAATTtctatctatattttttaataatttcaagattttctttttctgtttttccttatatataaattcttCATTGCTAATaatagtattattttttaaaacatattttccATTCCTTTCTTGCCAATTGTCTACATTTTGTGTATACTTTTTCCTTGTATTGCCATAAAACAacttttgaaataaaaaaaaatataatcttTTTGCaatattgtatttataaaaataaattgatCCATCTTCAcgcatataatataaattacaaaacaaatttattaaataatagtaaGATAAAACAACATTATTATAACAGCTTATTTCATCAATAAttaaatcttttaaaaatatgtttgacccatcattatttttgcatttttttacattctcataacataaaaatattgttccAAATTCtaaattaacatttttagatTCTCTTTcgtaattaaaaaataataattttccatttttagtCGTTGTATCAACATCATTTTGTTCGAGATTAttacataaaattttatggGGAATTAAAtagctattattatttattatatttttgccTGAACAATCagaattatataaatcataaaaatacaaaaatataatgttataaatttgtttattacTATTGCATAAAATGTTGCTGTTTTGGGTAcctatttcttttttcttttttagtaatatattttttataatatttattagtacatgtaaaaaaacaattttattatcGTTAAAAGTGAAATTTGTTATATCACTTTCTTGAATgttgatatttttatatattttattattcatagtaaaattaatatatgactCATCAGTTGtagtttcattttttatatttaatttttctttcaattctttatatattaaattagttgATATTAGATTTACAAACGACTCTACAATtttgcatataataataccaCTAATAACTGATGTGTcagataaattatttaaaatacaaaatcTTATAAAAGAATATAACTCTGTATTATaactaaatatataatttaagcATTGAACAAATTCTGGATCGTTAAAGGATGTAAATGATATTTTATAAAGAGAAATAAATAGCGATAATAATATGGAtgtacataaatattttgtatcATAATGTAATGTTTCTTCAAAtatggtatatatatttggtataattatttttataactgtcattaaatatttcaaattatttttataaaaatcaagtttttcttttttaacaTCCACTGGAAAATTCAAAGATGCACACTTAGTTGAACAAAATTCCCCATTActaaaaatatcattttcttgTATGCTAACTTTTAATgattcttctttatttttttttcctaacAAATGTTCTGtttcatatttatgtattaaaGATCCATCAATTTTACATATTGGAAGAAAAGAATATaaagtaaataaaatataaataatcaatatattattgtttttaaattttttattatcaaataattcattaaatttttctaaaaaatcGCTATTACAAaaatcttttaatatattattactataattaaCTAGTATAGATAtgatataaaatgtttcaatAAAGGCATATAAATTATCCTCTATTTTACATTCTATTAATAATTTGACAATATTATCTCTAATATTCGTATTATATACGCTTTCTATTTCTGcacataatttattatttatattttcattattatttaaatgaattatattttgtaaaagATTATTTTGATTGTTAATGtaatttgttttgtttttttcttcacCCTTTACTTCGACATGTGATTCATTGGCTACATTAGTAGATtcattaacattttttaaaagtgttgggaataattttttattatcttgttcgtttttatttatacctttatcattttcatctaaattatatacatcctccttttcttttttttttttcgttttttttcttttttcgtttttattttgaCAACAGCTGGAATTTGAATCTATATCATTAACATTATCTTCTTTTGCAGATTCTTTATCAATCTtctcttttttattaaatatatttttttttttcttctttttcttatCACACCCGTGATCGTCATCCATATCATTTTCGGAacattttgattttttgtttttactAATTGAactagctatttttttttgtgaatttttctttttcttacTTTTGCTATTACTACTAATATCACTGGATATATCaatacttttattttcatcatctgATATTTCTATAACATTATAacttttatcattttcttctttagtgtgcatatttttcattGTAGTTTTATCTTCGTTGTCATTTGAATCATTACAtccttgttttttttttttttttttcttttttgtttttttttttttttccattaatTTGCTTAAGTAAGATGATACTTCATTTGTGCtcttatttttactttttcgAGAATTAGAAATTCTATCTTCacctaataataataaattggCTCTTCttctaattttattatcattatctaATTGTATagtaattattttatcaagTAATGATCTCCATAAagtacatataatatttaatatatgaatataattgaagtgaaaaaaattgaCATATGTATTACAATAAGgcatgatatattttttaatatgtttatatttcttaatattattaatcaTCTGAATaatgcaaaaaaatatttttttctgaatatttacattataaaaatctatatgcattaacatatatttaatacttttttttttcaatataagCATAGGATCTTTTTCTACTAGCTTCtcaaaaatttttaatattacttCAGCAACATCAATATATTCtatatcatttaattttttatttaatatatttacacaATCTCTATTATtaattacatattttattgaaTTAGGGTATATATCtaaaatagtatatatacAACATGTAGCAgtatatatcatattaatatattttacatcgATTGCACATGCCTCATCCATAAACATTTTCTCATTATCAAATTCATTACTGCATTCGCTTGTAATGCTTGAACAATTATTTGAACTTTCAAATTCTGAATCAAATTCActactatatttatttttattatgttcGTTACTCtcttcttcatcattttcttcatcatcatcatcatcatcttcttcttcttcttcttcacttattttatcttttccTTTCTCTTCCTTCTTGTCTGCtttatctattttttcttctttattcaTGTTCAAAttttctaataattttttatttccctttttattattatcactattgttattttcatcatcacCTTTTcccttattatttttttttttccctcGAGCTTTCTCATTGTTATTGTCACTATAATCAAAATCATCCATATCATCAAAACTTGTAGCATAAACACCTATATGCTCTTGTATTATTTTGAAGAAATTATTTAACCCATTTCCTACtacatcatttattttatcattatttgattttttatcatttccCCATCCTTTagatgtttttttatttccactATTTTTGTATGAATCATCATACGTTGCATGGGGTTTATTAATTACATGAATTAACACGTTAATATATTCTTCCAAATGTGAATTACTTATTCCTCCATCCACAGATAAGTTTAGCTGTTCATAAAAATCGTTCAGCGCAGCTAGCTATAAAAGGGCAAAGAAGGAAACAAATATGAACATGTGTATAAGCTTATATATGTAACATATATACAACACTCCAAAAAAACGATAAATCATATATAGATCtaatttttgtttgttttaaAACATCATGTGTGtacaaaaattatagtaataacaagAATAGAGCATATaagaaaaatttaatttttcttaaaaatacaaaacaaaagaaaacaaaacaaaCTATTTTACAGAAATATAAACACaagcatatgtatatgtatatgtataaaattcAGAAAGCTAATATAGCAATAGGCCTACCTTCTCGGATTCGTTTCCATGTTTTAtagtatttattatatatgaatattgtGAGTTCTCaaaaatcatatattttttcattatgattatttaaatcatattatatatatcatattatatttcaaGGTAAAATcctattaataaatatatatgtaatataaatatatgataaaaataactaATAATaagaattaaaataaataaaataatatatacaaaaatatctttaaaaaaaaaatattatacatgcaatgcaaaaaatataaataaaaataaacgtGATATGAAATCAAAAAacacgaaaaaaaaaatgcaaaaaaaaatattgcgATATAAAAAAGTCTTgcataacatatataaataaatattttatcgtaaaaacaaaaatatatatgtacaattaaaaattataatattttgattctacatttgaaaattatattaatgttAATTACCTTTtatgtgtattttttttgtactgctattgttattattaccattatTTATAAGCCGATCAAGCATATcatataacaattttatatataaggAAAAAAGgggaattatatatattatttcataatacgtaaaaagttaataattaattaaataaataaatacatatatatatatatatatttatttatttacatatatatgcaagATTCAGTAATGGCTGAAGTGTAGAAATAAATCTCCTAcaaaaaattgatatattgatcattatttttaaacaaaGGGAAAATGGAGATTATAAGAGAAAGCTTttattctttaatttttatgttataaaaCAACTtcacatatttataaatattatacgtgcatataatgtatatataacatatattcttaataacaaaaaatgatgaaagtaggataaaatataaatttacaaGTTGTTCTTTTTTTCACCCACACTATACCCTTTctgttttatcatatttcttttagcttttttttttgtgtaatttttatgtaataGCTTagattgatttttttttttaaaggaaCATAAATATGCAACAAAAATGCGTGTAgcatttattataaataatttatatgcgtatatatttgtgcatatatatacttgGAAAATTTTATGACCaacttatatataaaatatacacCGTTCCTATAAGGTATAAATCtgaaatattatacaataaaaaaaaaaaacagtgaaataaactatatatgaaatattcatatatatgtattgcGCGTATTTTGCATAAAccttatgtatatatatgcgtATGTGCACACACCTATAACTGTTCtataaaaatactttaataaaaacaatttgtttcaaaaaatataaaatgataaatgtGCCAATTtaataaacaatatatatataaacctTTCAAATAGGCATAAATATTTAAGTCTATATAAGGACCAATATCATTGTTTCGATAAATATTCCatattttgtgttttttattttatatattgttataaaATCAATTAACAGTTTTTTTTGGTGATACATACTATAAATAATCTTAGtggcattattatttttttttaaatatgctTTTATTTACCAGCTTAATATGTATACACATAacaaaaacatatttaagtTTTACGATAATATGtgatatttaataaatattatcatctcaatacttatttttatatttaactctttgaacatattttaaaatatattaaattagatTAATTCTTAAGCAATGAAagattttcattttctatttttaatcgattaaaatatatgtagatatatatgtgtgcatatatacacataataTTTTCCCATACATTTTACAAACAATTATacacttatatatataagtaatTTTGTCTACCATCCTTAAAAACAgttgtatatacataaattattattttatgcaattaagataaaaatgtttcataaaatgtttcataaaatgtttcataaaatgtttcataaaatgtttcataaaatgtttaataaaatgtttcataaaatgtttaataaaaatgctTAATACCTATATATATACCTTTTTAAGAATACCAATGATGAATATTAACTTGGTATGTATTTTCTATTTAAGGGGAAAAGCTAATTGTTACtctttaaaaattaatgttatattttataaataaacaaaatgaattatattaaaattaggcaattataaaagtatatacaatttcgttttttttttttgggggTATTAATATTAACTTATATATGCGTGAATAAATATcgtataatttatattacatatatcaAACTTGTTATTATGTATGTTAAGGATAAACTGATAATCAAtaaattgtaataaaaaGGGAAATCGAACTAATTAAGAATaaagttttatatttctcCAAAAGATTTGTTTTACAAAGCAAATGAAATAGGATACCCTCTAAGTAGGTACATATACATGCTGTGGGCgtcttattttttaaaataacaatatttagtttaattcattttttatacaacTTAATATTATGTAGATAGTTGCTATGCCATATTGAAagattgttttttttatattttttataaatgtatatggataaaaaaaataaattttataaataaggtataaatgataatatttatgtatatattttattaatactatGGAATGATAATATTCTcaataaaaaagaattatatatcaataagcttttcaattttaatttgtttatttttttgtattacaTTTTACTAATGttatttaatgatatatctcttaaaatttttaattcattacattttatttattgttattttaattttttttacataccCACAATGAAccgtgaaaaaaaaaaaaaaaaaaaaaaaaaaaaaatataattaaaaacaaatgtgttacaaaacatatataaataaaatgaacataattaaaataaaaattgtcataaataaaaaaatatatataataaaatacatattattaaaacTACAAAATTTCCccaaaaaaatacacaacTTTAAGGTAACATATTTAGTTTAGCATAAACACAAACTTATGATGAAATCGTATTTgtttcttttcttttatatttaatatatttgaaataACCCAACAACTAAACACATATGCAAtccttttcatatttattcacTTATTTGTActttgtacatatatatatgtatacaggTATGAttgcatttattttattatcgtATTAGCGAAAGTGTAAAATAGTAGGAAAAATGAAGAATAGGGGGATTTACGAAAATGGATTTTTAATTGTCGAagattataattttattacatatacAAAAACTAATGGAAAGAAAATATCTTGgtatggaaaaaataaaaaatttaataactTCAATATTggaacatatttatataaaatattgaaGAATTATAATGTtagttttataaataaaagcaaaattttaaaattaattgtggaaaataaattttatgaaaaaatagtgaaaaatGTTAAACTCATAATTAAATCAATTATTAAACTAAAAAACAAAGTCGAAAATGTCTACttgtttataaaatttgttagtTCAAAATGTATTCTAAAAATGtccacattttattatttaaaatatataattgagcaaatatatcaaaaaaaactAGAGAAAATAGTTCGTGTTGTTTTACCAATATCAGATTTACATAAATTATACtcgtatatatattttcaaaattttctaATTACTAATTATTATGAACATATATTATCaaaaactattttaaatgaaCTTAAAATGTATTATGGATTATTTATCATACTAAATAAACATAGCAAAAATGTTACACAggtatatgaaaaaatatatggcCTTGATTTTATCACTTTGAATGAGGAAAAATGtaaatcgaaaaaaaataaaaataaaaaaataactatccacaatattattaatgctaaaaacgataaaaaaaataataatactcccaataatacaaataagtTTCTTAAATTTTGTGAAAACAGTAATACacaaaatatgaacaacTGCAAAGAATTAAAAcaagaagaaaatataaatgattcatatattaaaataaataaaaaaacaagacatattttaaaatgtgtGAAAATAGAGAAAGGTCGGtgtagaaataaatataaaaaacaaactgacataaaaattgaaaagtataaaattcaaaaaactgtatacaaaaatttaaataaaaatgatataggATTATTTGCAGGAACTTTTGATAAAATACATATGGGACATAcacttcttttattttattcaatttTGTTAAccaataaatttttttatattggattatataataataaaaatatttataaaaaaaaatactgtGAAGAAATTGATgatttaaaattaagaatttttcatatatatgatatattattcttaatatcAAATGCttataatatacaatttattttttataattttgatagTGTAATAccttttataaaaattaaaaattcacACACCATTTTATATCAAATTGCAAtgaaaaataacaaaaataaatttgaagAAATATCAGAATTATATCGAGACAAATacagaaaatatataagtgatagttattacaaaaattgtaataaatacaatcaaaaaaaaaatacattttttatgtcaAAATATACTActaatttgttaaaaaaaaaataccaatctttaataaaaacaaatatagaaaaattatatcagAATGAAAATTGGAGGGGAAACAAAATTCTTtgttcaaataaatataagaaaaaaattttgaattatttaaaattccatattaattacaatcaaaataaaagtgaaaaaaaaattatagttTTAAAAAGAATACATGATCCATTTTCATTTGCCCTTGATATTCGAGATATGTTTTGTTTGACCATGTCAAAAGAATCAGAAGTTAATGGGTATAATATTGTTCAAAGAAGAAAGTtgttatttcaaaaaaataaaacaagtCTTATTAAGAGCGAACAAATCGAACACAATCTTCCGATCGCGAcagacaataataataataatagagaTAAAGGAAGCGATgacgaaaaaataaaaacatgcttaaatatttttgatacaataaatatatctaaTAGAGAAAAAATGAGTTCGACATTAATTAGAATGgaaaatagtatatatagaaaaggaaaattttccaaatatttaaaatattttattgaaGCATGCTTATACTTTAATATAGATCATTTTCTCATACAAATGCATGttgacatttttttaaaaaaaaatggaaagaaAAATTTCAAAAAACTTTATTTGAATACAATTAAAAGTTATTTTTGtaggagaaaaaaaaatagttctAATAAAAAcggaattaataaaaatgttaaaggaaaaaatttttatcaaaataaaaaaaatgataatttcATTGTTAATGATTTTTTCAGACACCTATTTGTTTtgatttctttttttataaatcatttttcaaaaaagtattatacacaaaataaaattcaattttttataaaaatatccattattatttctttctttttttataataacatacttttgaaaataataaaaaaaaaagaacagtttataaatcaaaattttataattaacaataaaagtataaaacaaacaaattgTTTATTTGATGCAAATTATGAAGACATATTTAGAATTTATATCAGTAATATGAAAGAAACTATTATGGAAGAAATTGTTAACCAAATTCTTATACTTATACTCATGATTTTGTCTACTTCAATTATATGCAAAATGTTTCATTTTGATTTGTTTCCAAATTTTAATTCGTCAAAAAATATGACAAATTTGCAAAAAGTGTGCGATTTGgaaatgttgaaaaaaaaaaaacatttaccTTGTTACCAAATAaagcaaaatataaaaaatgacaaGGATATACTTTACgattccaaaaaaaaaaacaaaaacactgaaaaaaatgatcatTACAACATTTTGGAAGATGAACGAtctaattttaaaaaatattattttaatttatatttttcaaactATTTCAAAAccaaaaaaacattttatcGAAGTTCAATTATAACACCATATACAATGTGTAATTATACATTAATgagaaaatacaaaaataaaaattataacatgCTTCCTT harbors:
- a CDS encoding phosphopantetheine adenylyltransferase, whose product is MKNRGIYENGFLIVEDYNFITYTKTNGKKISWYGKNKKFNNFNIGTYLYKILKNYNVSFINKSKILKLIVENKFYEKIVKNVKLIIKSIIKLKNKVENVYLFIKFVSSKCILKMSTFYYLKYIIEQIYQKKLEKIVRVVLPISDLHKLYSYIYFQNFLITNYYEHILSKTILNELKMYYGLFIILNKHSKNVTQVYEKIYGLDFITLNEEKCKSKKNKNKKITIHNIINAKNDKKNNNTPNNTNKFLKFCENSNTQNMNNCKELKQEENINDSYIKINKKTRHILKCVKIEKGRCRNKYKKQTDIKIEKYKIQKTVYKNLNKNDIGLFAGTFDKIHMGHTLLLFYSILLTNKFFYIGLYNNKNIYKKKYCEEIDDLKLRIFHIYDILFLISNAYNIQFIFYNFDSVIPFIKIKNSHTILYQIAMKNNKNKFEEISELYRDKYRKYISDSYYKNCNKYNQKKNTFFMSKYTTNLLKKKYQSLIKTNIEKLYQNENWRGNKILCSNKYKKKILNYLKFHINYNQNKSEKKIIVLKRIHDPFSFALDIRDMFCLTMSKESEVNGYNIVQRRKLLFQKNKTSLIKSEQIEHNLPIATDNNNNNRDKGSDDEKIKTCLNIFDTINISNREKMSSTLIRMENSIYRKGKFSKYLKYFIEACLYFNIDHFLIQMHVDIFLKKNGKKNFKKLYLNTIKSYFCRRKKNSSNKNGINKNVKGKNFYQNKKNDNFIVNDFFRHLFVLISFFINHFSKKYYTQNKIQFFIKISIIISFFFYNNILLKIIKKKEQFINQNFIINNKSIKQTNCLFDANYEDIFRIYISNMKETIMEEIVNQILILILMILSTSIICKMFHFDLFPNFNSSKNMTNLQKVCDLEMLKKKKHLPCYQIKQNIKNDKDILYDSKKKNKNTEKNDHYNILEDERSNFKKYYFNLYFSNYFKTKKTFYRSSIITPYTMCNYTLMRKYKNKNYNMLPYQYCKCVKKGIQKKGNSLYSNVKNNTSNNNKLVNDVNSDNIKKKKKNFAHNFNFDYSNKKDIQIINNLYTIKIRENGEKLNDQNKLSENDIINYVTKNTLLGNIYSERFNYFIKININNNDKIMFFRKILIYKFIDNYFISFFSFYFLNYLINEENKTKQNIHNMNINDFVFIFLIHFETHIEMIINSYIKRQWRLRQKNYYDPFYPFIQYQKKYSIIHKYMHMNLSPLNDYNIDFEKIYNFKKNNTNFKNTPFYIKLENMKDTSNYNVLSFYNIIFQHILTYENYYYPYFAALNYLHLNLF